A genome region from Populus alba chromosome 5, ASM523922v2, whole genome shotgun sequence includes the following:
- the LOC118047626 gene encoding uncharacterized protein: MKPDAQLLSLDRKRPRDLNRLLVNFQPWLHVITVIATESTSMASDTGTEGVEVLVRVFITFVSYAQVDEYLFLVLFTEVHGKTYRVLVNRLISQLREGNPSELPHLATSTHGKARDGTGSRGQLCRVNVSEQPSDHTRIWSKLSGSAAISGSGAEARQAERDFNANEQRGIQRISTMRISKDTSAGENVAVDPCLYANCFCLFQYVTFSGLVILRALVS, encoded by the exons ATGAAG CCCGACGCCCAGCTTCTATCTCTTGACAGGAAGAGACCCCGTGATCTTAACAGGCTGCTAGTTAATTTTCAGCCATGGCTACATGTGATCACTGTCATTGCAACAGAATCTACTTCCATGGCTTCTGATACTG GGACTGAAGGTGTAGAGGTCCTGGTTCGAGTTTTCATAACATTTGTGTCATATGCTCAAGTTGACGAATACTTGTTCCTGGTCCTGTTTACTGAAG TTCATGGAAAAACGTACCGTGTGTTGGTAAACAGGCTCATATCACAGCTCCGTGAAGGAAATCCATCAGAACTTCCGCATCTGGCTACCTCGACGCATGGTAAGGCTAGAGATGGGACAGGGTCTCGAGGACAACTATGTAGAGTGAATGTTTCTGAACAACCATCTGATCACACCAGAATTTGGTCTAAACTTTCGG GAAGTGCAGCAATAAGTGGTAGTGGAGCTGAAGCAAGACAAGCAGAAAGAGATTTCAATGCTAATGAACAGAGGGGAATCCAAAGGATCAGCACAATGCGAATATCGAAAGACACGTCTGCTGGAGAAAATGTTGCTGTGGATCCTTGTCTGTATGCTAACTGTTTCTGTTTGTTTCAGTATGTTACCTTTTCTGGTCTGGTGATTCTTAGAGCTCTCGTTTCTTGA
- the LOC118047736 gene encoding respiratory burst oxidase homolog protein B isoform X2 has product MEIQENQQDSWSETESNTSSTRIGYSGPLSGPLVTTTKKNSSKKSARFKDEEYVEITLDVRDDSVSVQNIKGGDSETAYLASQLGRKHPSLGSQLSIKLRQVSHELKRMTSSKRFDKDDRSKSGASRALKGLKFMTKNVGSEGWSEIEARFHELAVNGSLPKSKFGQCIGMKESSEFASELFDALARRRGITTPSIIKAELYEFWQQITDQRFDARLQIFFDMVDKDADGRITEEEVKEIIALSASANKLSKIQERAEEYAALIMEELDPDNLGFIELYNLEMLLLQAPSQSTNLGTDSRVLSQLLSQKLVPTKDHNPIKRGYRGLSYFVEDNWKRIWVIGLWLAVCAALFTWKFVQYKHRAVFDVMGYCVTTAKGAAETLKFNMALILLPVCRNTITWLRSKTKLGMAVPFDDNINFHKVIALGIAIGVGLHAGAHLTCDFPRLLHATDDEYEPMEQFFGEDRPDDYWWFVKGTEGWTGVVMVVLMAVAYTLAQPWFRRNRLSLPKTLKKLTGFNAFWYSHHLFVIVYALFIVHGYYLYLSKKWYKKTTWMYLAVPILIYTCERLTRAFRSGYKTVRILKVAVYPGNVLSLHMSKPQGFRYTSGQYVFVNCSAVSTFQWHPFSITSAPGDDYLSIHIRTLGDWTSQLKAVFSKVCQPASIHQSGLLRADMEQRDNQPRLPRLLIDGPYGAPAQDYKKYDVLLLVGLGIGATPLISIVKDVLNNIKQQKEMEEGLVESGIKGNNRKPFATKRAYFYWVTREQGSFEWFRGVMNEVADYDQDRVIELHNYCTSVYEEGDARSALITMLQSLQHAKSGVDIVSETRVKTHFARPNWRKVFKHVAVNYPDQRVGVFYCGAPGLTGELRRFAQDFSRKTTTKFDFHKENF; this is encoded by the exons ATGGAGATTCAAGAGAACCAACAAGATTCATGGTCGGAGACAGAGAGCAATACTAGCAGCACCAGAATTGGTTACAGTGGTCCGCTAAGCGGTCCATTGGTGACCACCACCAAGAAAAACAGCAGCAAGAAAAGCGCAAGATTCAAAGATGAAGAATACGTTGAAATCACTCTAGATGTTCGCGATGATTCAGTTTCTGTGCAGAACATCAAGGGAGGTGATTCAGAGACAGCATATCTTGCTAGCCAGTTGGGGAGAAAGCACCCTTCACTTGGATCACAACTCTCTATTAAGCTAAGGCAGGTTTCACATGAACTTAAAAGAATGACATCTTCTAAAAGGTTTGACAAGGATGATAGAAGCAAGTCTGGAGCTTCTCGTGCCCTGAAAGGGCTAAAGTTCATGACCAAAAATGTTGGAAGTGAAGGTTGGTCTGAAATTGAAGCAAGGTTTCATGAATTGGCTGTTAACGGATCTcttccaaaatcaaaatttggcCAATGTATAG GGATGAAAGAATCAAGTGAATTTGCAAGCGAATTGTTTGATGCATTGGCTCGGAGGAGAGGCATAACAACACCTTCAATAATCAAGGCTGAATTGTATGAATTCTGGCAACAAATTACAGATCAGAGATTTGATGCTAGGCTACAGATATTCTTTGACAT GGTGGACAAAGATGCAGATGGTAGGATCACTGAAGAGGAGGTGAAAGAG ATTATTGCCTTAAGTGCTTCTGCTAACAAGTTATCAAAGATTCAAGAACGTGCAGAGGAGTATGCAGCTCTAATCATGGAAGAGCTGGACCCGGACAACCTTGGATTCATCGAG CTGTACAACCTGGAAATGCTCCTTCTCCAAGCTCCAAGCCAATCGACAAACCTAGGAACCGATAGTCGCGTTTTAAGCCAACTTCTAAGCCAAAAACTTGTGCCAACTAAAGATCATAACCCCATCAAGAGAGGTTATCGGGGGCTATCCTACTTCGTCGAGGACAACTGGAAGAGAATCTGGGTCATTGGCCTATGGCTTGCAGTCTGTGCAGCTCTGTTCACATGGAAATTCGTTCAATATAAGCACCGTGCCGTGTTCGATGTCATGGGCTATTGCGTCACCACAGCTAAAGGTGCAGCTGAGACACTTAAATTCAACATGGCATTGATTCTTCTACCAGTTTGTAGAAACACCATTACCTGGCTTCGAAGCAAGACCAAGTTAGGAATGGCTGTTCCCTTCGATGACAACATCAATTTCCATAAG GTAATTGCTCTAGGAATTGCTATCGGAGTTGGGCTACATGCTGGCGCCCATCTTACCTGTGACTTTCCTCGGCTACTGCATGCCACCGATGACGAGTACGAGCCAATGGAGCAATTCTTCGGCGAGGACCGGCCCGATGACTACTGGTGGTTTGTGAAAGGGACCGAGGGTTGGACCGGTGTGGTGATGGTGGTGCTAATGGCCGTAGCCTATACACTAGCCCAGCCTTGGTTCCGCCGGAATAGGCTAAGCCTCCCTAAAACCCTAAAGAAGCTAACAGGATTCAACGCCTTTTGGTATTCACATCACTTGTTTGTTATTGTCTATGCCCTCTTCATCGTCCACGGATACTATCTTTACCTCTCCAAGAAATGGTACAAGAAAACG ACATGGATGTATCTTGCTGTCCCAATTCTAATATACACGTGTGAACGCTTGACCCGTGCTTTTCGGTCAGGTTATAAAACCGTACGAATATTGAAG GTTGCAGTGTACCCTGGAAATGTACTATCATTGCATATGTCAAAACCACAAGGATTTCGATACACCAGTGGGCAATATGTGTTTGTAAATTGTTCTGCTGTTTCTACATTTCAATG GCATCCATTTTCAATCACTTCTGCTCCTGGAGATGATTATTTGAGCATCCATATTCGAACCTTGGGTGACTGGACATCGCAACTCAAAGCTGTTTTTTCAAAG GTATGCCAGCCAGCATCAATACACCAAAGTGGCCTTCTAAGAGCTGATATGGAACAACGCGATAATCAACCTAG GTTGCCAAGGCTGCTAATCGATGGACCTTATGGGGCACCAGCACAGGACTACAAGAAATACGATGTTCTCCTTCTTGTTGGACTCGGGATTGGTGCCACCCCTCTGATAAGCATAGTCAAAGATGTGCTTAACAACATCAAGCAGCAAAAGGAAATGGAAGAGGGGCTAGTAGAAAGTGGTATCAAGGGCAACAACAGAAAGCCTTTCGCAACCAAACGAGCTTACTTCTACTGGGTCACTCGCGAGCAGGGCTCGTTCGAGTGGTTCAGAGGTGTGATGAACGAGGTAGCTGATTATGATCAAGATAGAGTCATCGAACTTCATAATTACTGCACAAGTGTTTACGAAGAAGGCGATGCCCGATCAGCTTTAATCACCATGCTTCAATCTCTTCAACATGCTAAAAGTGGCGTCGATATAGTCTCCGAAACACGAGTTAAGACACATTTTGCCAGGCCTAATTGGCGAAAAGTGTTCAAGCACGTAGCTGTCAATTATCCTGATCAAAGAGTTG gagtgttttactgtggagcACCTGGATTGACCGGAGAACTAAGAAGGTTTGCTCAAGATTTCTCCAGGAAAACTACAACCAAATTCGATTTCCATAAAGAGAATTTCTAA
- the LOC118047733 gene encoding small ribosomal subunit protein eS21y — protein sequence MQNEEGQNMDLYIPRKCSATNRLITSKDHASVQINIGHLDASGHYTGQFTTFALCGFVRAQGDADSAVDRLWQKKKTELRQQ from the exons ATGCAGAACGAGGAGGGACAGAACATGGATCTTTACATCCCCAGGAAATG CTCTGCCACCAACAGGCTTATTACCTCTAAGGACCATGCGTCTGTTCAGATTAACATTGGTCACTTGGATGCTAGTGGTCATTACACTGGCCAGTTCACCACTTTTGCTCTCTGTGGTTTCGTTCGTGCCCAG GGTGATGCCGACAGTGCCGTGGACAGGCTGTGGCAAAAGAAAAAGACTGAACTCCGCCAGCAGTAA
- the LOC118047735 gene encoding heavy metal-associated isoprenylated plant protein 35: protein MATATEAKEGGPGENTEPPLKYKKLVLKVSVHCEGCKRKVKKILNNIDGVYTTDVDLKQQKATVIGNVDADTLIKKLIKKTGKHAELWPEKADNNKKNKKKGKGKKKEKESDQESSDEEGSDSENEKEGKGKTGVVKIEDPSDPKHGEGCHGVVGKPGQEGGGTVQVMREVTVNVVSANQPVTSPGGGQPAVTDKKVDGQSGVGAGGSAGGGKKKKKKKKKKGPTAGNNNPVNEGGHSGHAPAGTGSPALGQVHVGTPHPTNHSPPRHHGCDYPATTYYAPTVFAVSSNVAYPGTCYGASYYAPPYSSACMHPPSDLDTCPPQPCGSFEIFSDENPNACSVM, encoded by the exons ATGGCAACAGCGACAGAAGCTAAAGAAGGAGGACCAGGAGAAAACACAGAGCCACCTCTCAAGTACAAG AAATTGGTCTTGAAGGTCTCAGTTCACTGTGAAGGGTGCAAGAGGAAGGTCAAAAAGATCTTGAATAATATAGATG GCGTGTACACCACAGATGTTGATTTAAAGCAACAAAAGGCCACGGTAATAGGGAATGTTGATGCAGATACTTTAATCAAGAAACTTATAAAAAAGACAGGGAAGCATGCAGAGCTGTGGCCTGAAAAAGCtgataacaataagaaaaataaaaagaaaggaaagggaaaaaagaaagagaaagaaagtgaCCAAGAAAGCAGCGATGAAGAAGGCAGTGATAGTGaaaatgagaaagaaggtaaAGGCAAGACTGGAGTGGTAAAAATCGAAGACCCTTCTGATCCTAAACACGGTGAAGGTTGTCATGGTGTTGTTGGCAAACCAGGTCAAGAAGGTGGTGGTACTGTTCAAGTGATGAGGGAAGTAACGGTTAACGTGGTTAGTGCTAACCAACCTGTTACCTCACCGGGAGGTGGCCAGCCAGCGGTGACTGACAAGAAAGTTGATGGTCAGAGTGGGGTTGGAGCCGGGGGTAGTGCTGGTGGtggtaagaagaagaagaagaagaagaaaaagaaggggCCTACAGCAGGGAACAACAACCCTGTTAATGAGGGTGGACATTCTGGCCATGCGCCAGCAGGCACTGGATCACCAGCTCTTGGGCAAGTTCATGTCGGAACCCCACACCCTACCAATCACAGCCCTCCACGTCATCATGGGTGTGACTACCCTGCAACAACTTACTATGCACCCACGGTGTTCGCTGTGAGCAGCAATGTCGCCTACCCTGGCACTTGTTATGGTGCCTCATACTATGCCCCACCGTATTCCTCCGCGTGTATGCATCCGCCATCCGATTTGGATACATGTCCGCCACAGCCGTGCGGTTCATTCGAGATTTTTAGCGACGAAAACCCTAATGCATGCTCAGTTATGTGA
- the LOC118047736 gene encoding respiratory burst oxidase homolog protein B isoform X1: MEIQENQQDSWSETESNTSSTRIGYSGPLSGPLVTTTKKNSSKKSARFKDEEYVEITLDVRDDSVSVQNIKGGDSETAYLASQLGRKHPSLGSQLSIKLRQVSHELKRMTSSKRFDKDDRSKSGASRALKGLKFMTKNVGSEGWSEIEARFHELAVNGSLPKSKFGQCIGMKESSEFASELFDALARRRGITTPSIIKAELYEFWQQITDQRFDARLQIFFDMVDKDADGRITEEEVKEIIALSASANKLSKIQERAEEYAALIMEELDPDNLGFIELYNLEMLLLQAPSQSTNLGTDSRVLSQLLSQKLVPTKDHNPIKRGYRGLSYFVEDNWKRIWVIGLWLAVCAALFTWKFVQYKHRAVFDVMGYCVTTAKGAAETLKFNMALILLPVCRNTITWLRSKTKLGMAVPFDDNINFHKVIALGIAIGVGLHAGAHLTCDFPRLLHATDDEYEPMEQFFGEDRPDDYWWFVKGTEGWTGVVMVVLMAVAYTLAQPWFRRNRLSLPKTLKKLTGFNAFWYSHHLFVIVYALFIVHGYYLYLSKKWYKKTTWMYLAVPILIYTCERLTRAFRSGYKTVRILKVAVYPGNVLSLHMSKPQGFRYTSGQYVFVNCSAVSTFQWHPFSITSAPGDDYLSIHIRTLGDWTSQLKAVFSKVCQPASIHQSGLLRADMEQRDNQPSRLPRLLIDGPYGAPAQDYKKYDVLLLVGLGIGATPLISIVKDVLNNIKQQKEMEEGLVESGIKGNNRKPFATKRAYFYWVTREQGSFEWFRGVMNEVADYDQDRVIELHNYCTSVYEEGDARSALITMLQSLQHAKSGVDIVSETRVKTHFARPNWRKVFKHVAVNYPDQRVGVFYCGAPGLTGELRRFAQDFSRKTTTKFDFHKENF; the protein is encoded by the exons ATGGAGATTCAAGAGAACCAACAAGATTCATGGTCGGAGACAGAGAGCAATACTAGCAGCACCAGAATTGGTTACAGTGGTCCGCTAAGCGGTCCATTGGTGACCACCACCAAGAAAAACAGCAGCAAGAAAAGCGCAAGATTCAAAGATGAAGAATACGTTGAAATCACTCTAGATGTTCGCGATGATTCAGTTTCTGTGCAGAACATCAAGGGAGGTGATTCAGAGACAGCATATCTTGCTAGCCAGTTGGGGAGAAAGCACCCTTCACTTGGATCACAACTCTCTATTAAGCTAAGGCAGGTTTCACATGAACTTAAAAGAATGACATCTTCTAAAAGGTTTGACAAGGATGATAGAAGCAAGTCTGGAGCTTCTCGTGCCCTGAAAGGGCTAAAGTTCATGACCAAAAATGTTGGAAGTGAAGGTTGGTCTGAAATTGAAGCAAGGTTTCATGAATTGGCTGTTAACGGATCTcttccaaaatcaaaatttggcCAATGTATAG GGATGAAAGAATCAAGTGAATTTGCAAGCGAATTGTTTGATGCATTGGCTCGGAGGAGAGGCATAACAACACCTTCAATAATCAAGGCTGAATTGTATGAATTCTGGCAACAAATTACAGATCAGAGATTTGATGCTAGGCTACAGATATTCTTTGACAT GGTGGACAAAGATGCAGATGGTAGGATCACTGAAGAGGAGGTGAAAGAG ATTATTGCCTTAAGTGCTTCTGCTAACAAGTTATCAAAGATTCAAGAACGTGCAGAGGAGTATGCAGCTCTAATCATGGAAGAGCTGGACCCGGACAACCTTGGATTCATCGAG CTGTACAACCTGGAAATGCTCCTTCTCCAAGCTCCAAGCCAATCGACAAACCTAGGAACCGATAGTCGCGTTTTAAGCCAACTTCTAAGCCAAAAACTTGTGCCAACTAAAGATCATAACCCCATCAAGAGAGGTTATCGGGGGCTATCCTACTTCGTCGAGGACAACTGGAAGAGAATCTGGGTCATTGGCCTATGGCTTGCAGTCTGTGCAGCTCTGTTCACATGGAAATTCGTTCAATATAAGCACCGTGCCGTGTTCGATGTCATGGGCTATTGCGTCACCACAGCTAAAGGTGCAGCTGAGACACTTAAATTCAACATGGCATTGATTCTTCTACCAGTTTGTAGAAACACCATTACCTGGCTTCGAAGCAAGACCAAGTTAGGAATGGCTGTTCCCTTCGATGACAACATCAATTTCCATAAG GTAATTGCTCTAGGAATTGCTATCGGAGTTGGGCTACATGCTGGCGCCCATCTTACCTGTGACTTTCCTCGGCTACTGCATGCCACCGATGACGAGTACGAGCCAATGGAGCAATTCTTCGGCGAGGACCGGCCCGATGACTACTGGTGGTTTGTGAAAGGGACCGAGGGTTGGACCGGTGTGGTGATGGTGGTGCTAATGGCCGTAGCCTATACACTAGCCCAGCCTTGGTTCCGCCGGAATAGGCTAAGCCTCCCTAAAACCCTAAAGAAGCTAACAGGATTCAACGCCTTTTGGTATTCACATCACTTGTTTGTTATTGTCTATGCCCTCTTCATCGTCCACGGATACTATCTTTACCTCTCCAAGAAATGGTACAAGAAAACG ACATGGATGTATCTTGCTGTCCCAATTCTAATATACACGTGTGAACGCTTGACCCGTGCTTTTCGGTCAGGTTATAAAACCGTACGAATATTGAAG GTTGCAGTGTACCCTGGAAATGTACTATCATTGCATATGTCAAAACCACAAGGATTTCGATACACCAGTGGGCAATATGTGTTTGTAAATTGTTCTGCTGTTTCTACATTTCAATG GCATCCATTTTCAATCACTTCTGCTCCTGGAGATGATTATTTGAGCATCCATATTCGAACCTTGGGTGACTGGACATCGCAACTCAAAGCTGTTTTTTCAAAG GTATGCCAGCCAGCATCAATACACCAAAGTGGCCTTCTAAGAGCTGATATGGAACAACGCGATAATCAACCTAG CAGGTTGCCAAGGCTGCTAATCGATGGACCTTATGGGGCACCAGCACAGGACTACAAGAAATACGATGTTCTCCTTCTTGTTGGACTCGGGATTGGTGCCACCCCTCTGATAAGCATAGTCAAAGATGTGCTTAACAACATCAAGCAGCAAAAGGAAATGGAAGAGGGGCTAGTAGAAAGTGGTATCAAGGGCAACAACAGAAAGCCTTTCGCAACCAAACGAGCTTACTTCTACTGGGTCACTCGCGAGCAGGGCTCGTTCGAGTGGTTCAGAGGTGTGATGAACGAGGTAGCTGATTATGATCAAGATAGAGTCATCGAACTTCATAATTACTGCACAAGTGTTTACGAAGAAGGCGATGCCCGATCAGCTTTAATCACCATGCTTCAATCTCTTCAACATGCTAAAAGTGGCGTCGATATAGTCTCCGAAACACGAGTTAAGACACATTTTGCCAGGCCTAATTGGCGAAAAGTGTTCAAGCACGTAGCTGTCAATTATCCTGATCAAAGAGTTG gagtgttttactgtggagcACCTGGATTGACCGGAGAACTAAGAAGGTTTGCTCAAGATTTCTCCAGGAAAACTACAACCAAATTCGATTTCCATAAAGAGAATTTCTAA